In a single window of the Danio rerio strain Tuebingen ecotype United States chromosome 20, GRCz12tu, whole genome shotgun sequence genome:
- the susd6 gene encoding sushi domain-containing protein 6 precursor: MCNGMVACETRASLAHGVASTSLLLLLAMLPTGQASGCPRPTVVPHGRGNLTEMNRGSFSVGTLLQYSCDPGYTLDGVSMISCTVTGQWSSNPPRCIKNDGMYDVCQPPSEPENGGYNCHPSPCHRLTQGTVIEYFCDEGYILKGGYQFRTCESGEWNSPMQISCHPVQGEEQHSSLPMPALSIVASTASSVALILLLVVLFVLLQPKLKSFHHSRSREQGVSGQHSSMMVGGVQVSLPSYEEAVYGAGGTSVPPPESRVQIVLSEGPQAEALHEPLEQAQASYSFPSTSAAASSCHAETVLVHQVACSSSPSSSSSPSWAVEQPGAAAPLHRQQSSESSDQHSLLSVTSAEDYGDDIPLLKEA, translated from the exons GTTGTCCCAGACCCACAGTTGTGCCTCATGGCCGTGGTAACCTGACGGAAATGAACCGTGGCTCCTTCTCTGTTGGCACGCTGCTCCAGTACAGTTGTGATCCAGGATACACGTTGGACGGCGTAAGCATGATCTCATGCACCGTCACTGGCCAATGGTCCTCTAACCCACCTCGCTGCATCAAAAATGATGGTATGTATGATG TCTGCCAGCCACCAAGTGAGCCAGAAAACGGAGGGTACAACTGCCACCCGTCGCCATGCCACAGACTGACCCAGGGTACCGTGATTGAGTACTTTTGTGATGAGGGTTACATCCTGAAAGGAGGCTATCAGTTCCGAACCTGTGAAAGCGGAGAGTGGAATTCGCCCATGCAGATCAGCTGTCACCCTGTGCAAG GGGAGGAGCAGCACTCTTCATTGCCCATGCCAGCTCTCTCTATtgtggcctctactgctagtTCTGTTGCCCTCATCCTTCTGCTGGTGgtgctgtttgttttgcttcaGCCAAAACTCAAGTCCTTCCATCACAGCCG CAGCCGGGAGCAGGGTGTGTCAGGACAGCACTCCTCCATGATGGTGGGGGGTGTTCAGGTGTCGCTGCCCTCCTATGAAGAGGCTGTGTACGGGGCGGGCGGCACTTCTGTACCTCCTCCAGAGTCGCGGGTGCAGATCGTGCTGTCGGAGGGCCCTCAAGCTGAGGCTTTGCATGAACCTCTGGAACAGGCTCAGGCGAGCTACAGTTTCCCTTCCACCTCCGCTGCTGCGAGCTCTTGTCACGCAGAGACTGTACTGGTTCACCAGGTGGCCTGTTCCTCCTctccctcctcctcttcctctcccTCCTGGGCTGTTGAGCAGCCTGGTGCCGCTGCGCCTCTCCACCGCCAGCAAAGCAGCGAGAGCAGCGACCAGCACAGCCTGCTTTCAGTCACCTCTGCTGAAGACTATGGCGATG ATATTCCATTGCTAAAGGAAGCCTGA
- the susd6 gene encoding sushi domain-containing protein 6 isoform X2, which produces MCNGMVACETRASLAHGVASTSLLLLLAMLPTGQASGCPRPTVVPHGRGNLTEMNRGSFSVGTLLQYSCDPGYTLDGVSMISCTVTGQWSSNPPRCIKNDVCQPPSEPENGGYNCHPSPCHRLTQGTVIEYFCDEGYILKGGYQFRTCESGEWNSPMQISCHPVQGEEQHSSLPMPALSIVASTASSVALILLLVVLFVLLQPKLKSFHHSRSREQGVSGQHSSMMVGGVQVSLPSYEEAVYGAGGTSVPPPESRVQIVLSEGPQAEALHEPLEQAQASYSFPSTSAAASSCHAETVLVHQVACSSSPSSSSSPSWAVEQPGAAAPLHRQQSSESSDQHSLLSVTSAEDYGDDIPLLKEA; this is translated from the exons GTTGTCCCAGACCCACAGTTGTGCCTCATGGCCGTGGTAACCTGACGGAAATGAACCGTGGCTCCTTCTCTGTTGGCACGCTGCTCCAGTACAGTTGTGATCCAGGATACACGTTGGACGGCGTAAGCATGATCTCATGCACCGTCACTGGCCAATGGTCCTCTAACCCACCTCGCTGCATCAAAAATGATG TCTGCCAGCCACCAAGTGAGCCAGAAAACGGAGGGTACAACTGCCACCCGTCGCCATGCCACAGACTGACCCAGGGTACCGTGATTGAGTACTTTTGTGATGAGGGTTACATCCTGAAAGGAGGCTATCAGTTCCGAACCTGTGAAAGCGGAGAGTGGAATTCGCCCATGCAGATCAGCTGTCACCCTGTGCAAG GGGAGGAGCAGCACTCTTCATTGCCCATGCCAGCTCTCTCTATtgtggcctctactgctagtTCTGTTGCCCTCATCCTTCTGCTGGTGgtgctgtttgttttgcttcaGCCAAAACTCAAGTCCTTCCATCACAGCCG CAGCCGGGAGCAGGGTGTGTCAGGACAGCACTCCTCCATGATGGTGGGGGGTGTTCAGGTGTCGCTGCCCTCCTATGAAGAGGCTGTGTACGGGGCGGGCGGCACTTCTGTACCTCCTCCAGAGTCGCGGGTGCAGATCGTGCTGTCGGAGGGCCCTCAAGCTGAGGCTTTGCATGAACCTCTGGAACAGGCTCAGGCGAGCTACAGTTTCCCTTCCACCTCCGCTGCTGCGAGCTCTTGTCACGCAGAGACTGTACTGGTTCACCAGGTGGCCTGTTCCTCCTctccctcctcctcttcctctcccTCCTGGGCTGTTGAGCAGCCTGGTGCCGCTGCGCCTCTCCACCGCCAGCAAAGCAGCGAGAGCAGCGACCAGCACAGCCTGCTTTCAGTCACCTCTGCTGAAGACTATGGCGATG ATATTCCATTGCTAAAGGAAGCCTGA
- the susd6 gene encoding sushi domain-containing protein 6 isoform X1 yields MCNGMVACETRASLAHGVASTSLLLLLAMLPTGQASGCPRPTVVPHGRGNLTEMNRGSFSVGTLLQYSCDPGYTLDGVSMISCTVTGQWSSNPPRCIKNDGMYDVCQPPSEPENGGYNCHPSPCHRLTQGTVIEYFCDEGYILKGGYQFRTCESGEWNSPMQISCHPVQGEEQHSSLPMPALSIVASTASSVALILLLVVLFVLLQPKLKSFHHSRREQGVSGQHSSMMVGGVQVSLPSYEEAVYGAGGTSVPPPESRVQIVLSEGPQAEALHEPLEQAQASYSFPSTSAAASSCHAETVLVHQVACSSSPSSSSSPSWAVEQPGAAAPLHRQQSSESSDQHSLLSVTSAEDYGDDIPLLKEA; encoded by the exons GTTGTCCCAGACCCACAGTTGTGCCTCATGGCCGTGGTAACCTGACGGAAATGAACCGTGGCTCCTTCTCTGTTGGCACGCTGCTCCAGTACAGTTGTGATCCAGGATACACGTTGGACGGCGTAAGCATGATCTCATGCACCGTCACTGGCCAATGGTCCTCTAACCCACCTCGCTGCATCAAAAATGATGGTATGTATGATG TCTGCCAGCCACCAAGTGAGCCAGAAAACGGAGGGTACAACTGCCACCCGTCGCCATGCCACAGACTGACCCAGGGTACCGTGATTGAGTACTTTTGTGATGAGGGTTACATCCTGAAAGGAGGCTATCAGTTCCGAACCTGTGAAAGCGGAGAGTGGAATTCGCCCATGCAGATCAGCTGTCACCCTGTGCAAG GGGAGGAGCAGCACTCTTCATTGCCCATGCCAGCTCTCTCTATtgtggcctctactgctagtTCTGTTGCCCTCATCCTTCTGCTGGTGgtgctgtttgttttgcttcaGCCAAAACTCAAGTCCTTCCATCACAGCCG CCGGGAGCAGGGTGTGTCAGGACAGCACTCCTCCATGATGGTGGGGGGTGTTCAGGTGTCGCTGCCCTCCTATGAAGAGGCTGTGTACGGGGCGGGCGGCACTTCTGTACCTCCTCCAGAGTCGCGGGTGCAGATCGTGCTGTCGGAGGGCCCTCAAGCTGAGGCTTTGCATGAACCTCTGGAACAGGCTCAGGCGAGCTACAGTTTCCCTTCCACCTCCGCTGCTGCGAGCTCTTGTCACGCAGAGACTGTACTGGTTCACCAGGTGGCCTGTTCCTCCTctccctcctcctcttcctctcccTCCTGGGCTGTTGAGCAGCCTGGTGCCGCTGCGCCTCTCCACCGCCAGCAAAGCAGCGAGAGCAGCGACCAGCACAGCCTGCTTTCAGTCACCTCTGCTGAAGACTATGGCGATG ATATTCCATTGCTAAAGGAAGCCTGA
- the susd6 gene encoding sushi domain-containing protein 6 isoform X3, which translates to MCNGMVACETRASLAHGVASTSLLLLLAMLPTGQASGCPRPTVVPHGRGNLTEMNRGSFSVGTLLQYSCDPGYTLDGVSMISCTVTGQWSSNPPRCIKNDVCQPPSEPENGGYNCHPSPCHRLTQGTVIEYFCDEGYILKGGYQFRTCESGEWNSPMQISCHPVQGEEQHSSLPMPALSIVASTASSVALILLLVVLFVLLQPKLKSFHHSRREQGVSGQHSSMMVGGVQVSLPSYEEAVYGAGGTSVPPPESRVQIVLSEGPQAEALHEPLEQAQASYSFPSTSAAASSCHAETVLVHQVACSSSPSSSSSPSWAVEQPGAAAPLHRQQSSESSDQHSLLSVTSAEDYGDDIPLLKEA; encoded by the exons GTTGTCCCAGACCCACAGTTGTGCCTCATGGCCGTGGTAACCTGACGGAAATGAACCGTGGCTCCTTCTCTGTTGGCACGCTGCTCCAGTACAGTTGTGATCCAGGATACACGTTGGACGGCGTAAGCATGATCTCATGCACCGTCACTGGCCAATGGTCCTCTAACCCACCTCGCTGCATCAAAAATGATG TCTGCCAGCCACCAAGTGAGCCAGAAAACGGAGGGTACAACTGCCACCCGTCGCCATGCCACAGACTGACCCAGGGTACCGTGATTGAGTACTTTTGTGATGAGGGTTACATCCTGAAAGGAGGCTATCAGTTCCGAACCTGTGAAAGCGGAGAGTGGAATTCGCCCATGCAGATCAGCTGTCACCCTGTGCAAG GGGAGGAGCAGCACTCTTCATTGCCCATGCCAGCTCTCTCTATtgtggcctctactgctagtTCTGTTGCCCTCATCCTTCTGCTGGTGgtgctgtttgttttgcttcaGCCAAAACTCAAGTCCTTCCATCACAGCCG CCGGGAGCAGGGTGTGTCAGGACAGCACTCCTCCATGATGGTGGGGGGTGTTCAGGTGTCGCTGCCCTCCTATGAAGAGGCTGTGTACGGGGCGGGCGGCACTTCTGTACCTCCTCCAGAGTCGCGGGTGCAGATCGTGCTGTCGGAGGGCCCTCAAGCTGAGGCTTTGCATGAACCTCTGGAACAGGCTCAGGCGAGCTACAGTTTCCCTTCCACCTCCGCTGCTGCGAGCTCTTGTCACGCAGAGACTGTACTGGTTCACCAGGTGGCCTGTTCCTCCTctccctcctcctcttcctctcccTCCTGGGCTGTTGAGCAGCCTGGTGCCGCTGCGCCTCTCCACCGCCAGCAAAGCAGCGAGAGCAGCGACCAGCACAGCCTGCTTTCAGTCACCTCTGCTGAAGACTATGGCGATG ATATTCCATTGCTAAAGGAAGCCTGA